A genome region from Meleagris gallopavo isolate NT-WF06-2002-E0010 breed Aviagen turkey brand Nicholas breeding stock chromosome 7, Turkey_5.1, whole genome shotgun sequence includes the following:
- the MYLK gene encoding myosin light chain kinase, smooth muscle isoform X3, translating into MAMISGMSGRKASGSSPTSPINADKVENEDAFLEEVAEEKPHVKPYFTKTILDMEVVEGSAARFDCKIEGYPDPEVMWFKDDQPVKESRHFQIDYDEEGNCSLTISEVCGDDDAKYTCKAVNSLGEATCTAELLVETMDKEKEEGEGEEDEEEEEE; encoded by the exons ATGGCAATGATTTCTGGTATGAGTGGGAGGAAGGCCTCTGGGAGCTCGCCTACCAGCCCGATAAACGCAGACAAAGTAGAGAATGAAG ATGCCTTCCTTGAAGAAGTGGCTGAAGAAAAGCCCCACGTAAAGCCATATTTTACTAAAACAATCCTTGACATGGAGGTTGTGGAAGGAAGTGCTGCTAGGTTTGACTGCAAAATCGAAG GCTATCCTGACCCTGAGGTAATGTGGTTCAAAGATGATCAGCCTGTCAAGGAGTCCCGTCACTTCCAGATAGATTATGATGAGGAAGGGAACTGTTCTTTGACTATTTCTGAAGTATGTGGGGACGATGATGCCAAATACACCTGCAAAGCTGTTAACAGCCTTGGGGAAGCCACGTGCACCGCAGAACTCCTTGTGGAAACAATGgataaagagaaagaagagggagaaggagaagaagatgaagaggaggaagaagaatga